A genomic segment from Salvia splendens isolate huo1 chromosome 13, SspV2, whole genome shotgun sequence encodes:
- the LOC121762449 gene encoding protein LONGIFOLIA 1-like, translated as MSAGMVKEQSFEGKQMGCITGFLQIFDRHYSANRLPPSPVFDTTTSESEKSTPSSPAISIEFAKPSPILEGTKCSWKFGKEAPRLSLDSRATTDAKGTLHPKEIRTPADANDSEQHRSPSVIARLMGLDSSCFEQELRRSASESRVSRDLFHSRLTNFPSTADDNSPRFSDPINYLLKNASKVDTPKPFNRGAPRLCKSFFDSGDFFPETKQAVSIQAETENRLKLRGIEESSTDLETLKQILEALQLKGLLHSRKRSELHQIRNRNFVYDDSPIVVMKPSRSPNSTPFSQKISYDYFPPLGRNHTRGGGMRIGENSPRRDPNPAQTIRCPSPTTPNRTGGNAIGRRSNSVPKPKPLSVEMHSHETRQVSPNPKLNPRRTGRKAPTSTGSQRNGDRRERKAEDESWSISGGSERCKSEGLSLLERRDKLLHSIAEMTATEMQSSPVSVLDSSLYKDKSSTPSPITTRRNINFKDECVGLDEEEWSSEIVASQDYDFMYVSDVVRASRYLTQESDCFLLLEKQQYLKGKDTGKVSRLQRKLIFDTVHEILDRNKRLPPWKVASSDQYWPSLEKVWSEFQRVRGRESDTAQDLFGIICGVLKKDLAGDGISGWEDCPLEMSEAILDIERLIFKDLIGEAI; from the exons ATGTCAGCAGGCATGGTGAAGGAGCAGAGCTTCGAAGGGAAACAAATGGGTTGCATCACCGGCTTCCTTCAAATCTTTGATCGCCACTACTCCGCCAACCGCCTCCCTCCCTCGCCG GTATTCGATACAACTACATCCGAGTCGGAGAAGTCTACCCCCTCCTCGCCGGCGATTTCCATAGAATTCGCCAAACCGTCGCCGATACTGGAAGGCACCAAGTGTTCGTGGAAATTCGGCAAAGAAGCCCCACGCCTGTCGCTCGACAGCAGAGCCACCACAGATGCCAAGGGCACTCTCCACCCTAAGGAAATCCGCACCCCCGCCGACGCTAATGACAGCGAGCAGCACCGCTCTCCCAGCGTCATCGCCAGGCTCATGGGCCTCGATTCATCCTGTTTCGAACAGGAGCTCCGGAGATCCGCCTCCGAGTCCAGAGTCTCCAGAGATCTCTTCCACTCTCGATTAACCAATTTCCCCTCCACCGCCGACGACAACTCACCGCGATTTTCAGATCCGATCAACTATTTGCTGAAGAATGCTAGTAAAGTCGATACGCCGAAACCGTTCAACAGAGGCGCGCCTCGTCTCTGCAAAAGCTTCTTCGACTCCGGCGACTTCTTCCCCGAGACTAAACAGGCGGTTTCTATCCAAGCCGAGACCGAGAACAGATTGAAATTGCGAGGAATTGAGGAATCCTCCACGGATTTGGAAACATTGAAGCAAATACTCGAAGCTCTGCAACTCAAAGGACTTTTACATTCCAGAAAACGCTCGGAGCTGCACCAAATCCGCAACCGCAACTTCGTCTACGACGATTCCCCGATCGTCGTAATGAAACCGTCGCGATCGCCAAATTCTACGCCATTCAGTCAGAAAATCTCATATGATTATTTCCCGCCGCTCGGTCGAAATCATACCCGCGGAGGTGGCATGAGGATTGGAGAAAATTCACCTCGACGTGACCCGAATCCTGCTCAGACCATTCGTTGCCCGAGCCCGACGACCCCAAACCGGACCGGAGGTAATGCAATCGGAAGGCGGTCCAACTCAGTGCCAAAGCCTAAACCGTTGAGCGTTGAAATGCATTCACATGAGACCCGGCAGGTGTCTCCTAATCCGAAGCTCAACCCGAGAAGAACGGGACGGAAAGCACCTACCAGCACGGGATCGCAAAGGAACGGCGATCGGAGAGAGAGGAAGGCAGAGGATGAATCATGGTCAATTTCCGGTGGCAGTGAG AGGTGTAAAAGCGAGGGGCTCAGCTTATTAGAGAGGCGTGATAAGCTGCTGCACAGCATAGCGGAGATGACTGCGACCGAAATGCAGTCTAGCCCCGTGTCGGTTCTTGATTCGTCCTTGTACAAGGACAAGTCATCGACCCCTTCACCCATCACGACAAGGCGTAATATTAATTTCAAAG ATGAGTGTGTTGGACTGGATGAAGAGGAATGGAGCTCTGAGATCGTCGCATCACAAGACTACGATTTCATGTACGTCTCAGATGTTGTAAGGGCTTCCCGTTATCTAACACAAGAGTCGGACTGCTTCCTGTTGCTAGAGAAGCAACAGTATCTCAAGGGAAAGGACACAGGCAAAGTGTCGAGGCTGCAGAGGAAGCTCATCTTCGACACTGTGCACGAGATCCTCGATAGGAATAAGCGGTTGCCGCCGTGGAAGGTGGCCTCATCTGATCAGTACTGGCCGTCTTTGGAAAAGGTGTGGTCGGAATTTCAAAGAGTGAGGGGGAGGGAGAGTGACACAGCTCAGGATCTGTTTGGCATCATTTGTGGCGTACTCAAGAAAGACCTAGCTGGAGATGGGATCTCCGGTTGGGAGGATTGCCCGTTGGAGATGTCCGAGGCAATCTTGGACATCGAACGACTGATATTCAAGGATCTCATCGGTGAGGCCATTTGA